A single Verrucomicrobiia bacterium DNA region contains:
- the dnaG gene encoding DNA primase: protein MAGLISENTLERVRAASDIVDVIGSYLPLKRAGANFVALCPFHKEKSPSFNVNPHKQIFHCFGCHKGGDVFTFVKEYENIGFVDAVRRLADRARIPLELDADPAARQTRHIKDQLLQIHEQITQRWQACLANEAAGQAARDYLAQRGLSAEAIKQFRLGAAPEAWDDTVNWAKGKGLDLAVMEQAGLILKKEETGRHYDRFRGRLMFPICDEQGRVIGFSGRILSNDDKAAKYVNSPETPIFTKSKVFYALDKSKRSILDAGFAVVCEGQLDAIACHLAGVRNVVAPQGTAFTDQHARILKRYADEVVLCFDSDQAGQNAIVRSLDHLLASGLAIRVAVVPAPHDPDSFIKANGAAAFQRLIANAVGFFDFYLDRLCRVNDVTTDRGRLTVVRSMGEAVRKTGHTVLLDNYAQQTALRLGVQPDAVRQEFNKLTATAHPADDYADAEAASEATVEPELPPPAMIESWLLKLALQHEPGLDWLVAHLDPAWIQHSHVRNVVTRRLKAHQESTWRGLAALLDECESPALASLITQWIADERELPNPDQQLADVVLRIRNQFADQQIATLLQQLSQPGITDAQNLQLLGNLQQWRQYKQQPLGPLT, encoded by the coding sequence GTGGCCGGGTTGATCTCCGAAAACACCCTCGAACGAGTTCGCGCCGCCAGTGACATTGTGGATGTCATTGGCAGCTATCTGCCATTAAAACGCGCCGGCGCCAACTTTGTGGCGCTCTGCCCGTTTCATAAGGAAAAATCGCCCAGTTTCAACGTCAATCCGCACAAGCAGATTTTCCACTGCTTCGGTTGCCACAAGGGCGGGGACGTATTCACCTTCGTCAAGGAATACGAAAACATCGGTTTTGTTGACGCCGTGCGGCGGCTGGCGGACCGCGCCCGAATTCCACTGGAGTTGGATGCGGATCCCGCCGCCCGGCAGACGCGGCACATCAAGGATCAATTGCTGCAAATTCACGAGCAAATCACGCAACGCTGGCAAGCCTGTCTGGCCAACGAGGCGGCGGGGCAGGCCGCGCGCGATTACCTGGCGCAACGCGGTCTTTCTGCCGAAGCCATCAAGCAGTTCCGGCTGGGCGCGGCGCCCGAAGCCTGGGACGACACGGTGAACTGGGCCAAAGGCAAGGGCCTCGATCTCGCGGTGATGGAGCAGGCCGGATTGATTTTGAAGAAGGAGGAAACGGGCCGGCACTACGACCGCTTTCGGGGTCGTTTGATGTTTCCCATCTGCGACGAGCAAGGGCGTGTGATTGGTTTCAGCGGTCGCATTTTGTCCAACGACGACAAAGCCGCCAAGTACGTCAACTCTCCCGAGACGCCGATCTTCACCAAGAGCAAGGTGTTTTATGCGCTCGATAAATCCAAGCGCAGCATCCTGGACGCCGGCTTTGCCGTCGTGTGCGAAGGGCAGCTTGACGCCATCGCCTGCCACTTGGCCGGAGTGCGGAACGTCGTGGCGCCGCAGGGCACGGCGTTCACCGATCAGCACGCGCGGATTCTCAAGCGTTACGCGGATGAAGTGGTGCTGTGTTTTGATTCCGATCAGGCCGGACAAAACGCCATCGTGCGGTCGTTGGATCATCTGCTCGCGTCGGGGCTGGCGATCCGTGTTGCCGTCGTGCCCGCGCCGCATGATCCGGACAGTTTCATCAAGGCCAATGGTGCGGCCGCCTTTCAACGATTGATCGCGAACGCCGTCGGTTTTTTCGATTTCTACCTGGACCGACTTTGTCGCGTCAACGACGTCACGACCGATCGCGGGCGATTGACCGTTGTGCGCAGCATGGGGGAGGCGGTGCGCAAAACGGGCCATACCGTGTTGTTGGATAATTACGCGCAGCAGACGGCGCTACGGCTCGGGGTGCAGCCGGACGCGGTGCGGCAGGAGTTTAATAAACTCACCGCGACCGCTCATCCGGCGGATGATTATGCTGATGCCGAAGCCGCCAGCGAAGCGACGGTAGAGCCAGAATTACCACCACCGGCGATGATCGAGTCCTGGCTGCTGAAACTGGCCTTGCAGCATGAGCCGGGATTGGACTGGTTGGTGGCGCATTTGGACCCGGCCTGGATTCAACATTCCCACGTGCGCAACGTGGTGACGCGACGTCTGAAAGCGCATCAGGAGAGCACCTGGCGCGGCTTGGCGGCGCTGTTGGATGAGTGCGAATCTCCCGCGTTGGCCAGCTTGATCACGCAATGGATCGCCGATGAACGCGAGCTGCCTAATCCGGACCAACAACTGGCCGATGTGGTTTTGCGTATCCGGAATCAATTCGCGGATCAGCAGATCGCCACCTTGCTTCAACAGTTGAGCCAACCCGGAATTACCGATGCGCAAAATTTGCAGTTACTGGGCAATCTGCAACAGTGGCGTCAGTATAAGCAACAACCGCTCGGCCCATTGACGTAA
- a CDS encoding prephenate dehydrogenase/arogenate dehydrogenase family protein — protein sequence MRFRKVTIIGVGLLGGSIGLALRRRKLAGEIAGYVRREASIAECERAGATDYATTDLLAAVSGADLIVLCTPLAQMKSLTQQMLPALKRGAIVTDVGSVKTSVVRDVEVLLHQAGAYFVGSHPMAGSEKQGVLAARADLFADAICVLTPTRKTHPAALRKVETLWKNLGARLLRTTPEAHDALVSRSSHLPHLLAATLTNLVLNPKLPKEQVKLCATGFRDTTRIASGSPEMWRDIVLANREQLRLTLDSFVRELQAVQGLLRKKRKHADEILGLFQTAKTRRDNWCACGASPSQE from the coding sequence GTGCGATTTCGAAAAGTAACCATCATCGGTGTGGGTTTGCTGGGCGGCTCGATTGGCCTTGCCTTGCGCCGCCGCAAACTGGCTGGAGAGATCGCTGGTTACGTGCGCCGTGAGGCCAGCATCGCTGAATGTGAACGGGCGGGAGCGACCGATTACGCCACCACGGATTTGCTGGCGGCGGTTTCGGGCGCGGATTTGATTGTGCTTTGCACGCCGCTGGCGCAGATGAAATCGCTCACCCAGCAGATGCTTCCCGCGCTGAAGCGCGGCGCGATTGTCACCGACGTGGGCAGCGTGAAAACGAGCGTGGTGCGGGATGTGGAAGTGTTGCTCCACCAGGCGGGCGCGTATTTTGTCGGCAGTCATCCGATGGCGGGCAGCGAGAAGCAAGGGGTGCTGGCAGCACGCGCGGATTTGTTTGCTGACGCGATTTGTGTGTTGACCCCGACCCGGAAGACCCATCCCGCCGCGTTGCGAAAGGTGGAAACGCTCTGGAAAAATCTGGGCGCGCGGTTGCTGCGCACGACGCCGGAGGCGCACGACGCTTTGGTCAGTCGTTCCAGTCATTTGCCGCATCTGCTGGCGGCGACGCTGACGAACCTCGTGTTGAATCCCAAACTGCCGAAAGAACAAGTCAAACTTTGCGCCACGGGTTTTCGCGATACGACACGTATCGCCTCGGGTTCGCCGGAGATGTGGCGGGACATCGTGCTGGCCAACCGGGAACAGCTTCGCTTAACGCTGGATAGCTTTGTCCGGGAACTGCAAGCTGTGCAGGGGTTGTTGCGGAAAAAACGCAAGCACGCGGATGAAATCCTGGGGCTGTTCCAAACCGCGAAAACCCGACGCGACAACTGGTGCGCGTGCGGTGCGTCACCTTCTCAAGAATAA
- a CDS encoding Gfo/Idh/MocA family oxidoreductase: MKQLRWGILGAANIARKNWRAIRHSGNATLTAVASRDPQRARAFVDACQSVEPFTPEPVIYNDYDELIASPQVDAVYVPLPTGRRQEWILRAAKAGKHILSEKPCAIRLADLEEILTVCRERRVQYMDGVMFTHNRRLQQLRQVLDDGVSVGDLRRITSHFSFLGDADFFRNAIQMDHSLEPLGCLGDLGWYSIRLALWAVNWQSPQSVSGRILEQVRDVSGQATVATAFSGELIFPGGVSTDFYCSFVAENSQWATLAGTKGYVRIPDFVLPFTNSTLAFETNQIQASAQGCDWCLEHTARAVPFIELETNPATAQETNMFRHFSRQVLSGRLNEDWPRAAWLTQQVTNACMDAALQR; this comes from the coding sequence ATGAAACAACTGCGTTGGGGCATTTTAGGCGCGGCCAACATTGCGCGAAAAAACTGGCGCGCGATCCGGCATAGTGGCAACGCCACGTTGACCGCGGTGGCGAGTCGCGATCCGCAACGCGCCCGTGCCTTTGTGGACGCGTGCCAGAGTGTGGAGCCGTTCACGCCTGAGCCGGTGATCTACAATGATTATGACGAGTTGATCGCTTCGCCGCAGGTGGATGCGGTTTACGTTCCGCTGCCAACCGGGCGGCGTCAGGAATGGATTCTTCGCGCCGCCAAAGCCGGCAAGCACATTTTGAGCGAAAAACCCTGCGCCATCCGACTTGCCGATTTGGAGGAGATTCTGACCGTGTGCCGCGAGCGGCGCGTGCAATACATGGACGGCGTGATGTTTACCCATAATCGGCGGCTGCAACAGTTGCGGCAGGTGTTGGACGATGGGGTGTCGGTCGGGGATTTGCGGCGCATCACCTCGCACTTCAGTTTTTTGGGCGACGCCGATTTTTTCCGCAATGCGATTCAAATGGACCATTCGCTCGAACCCCTCGGTTGCCTCGGCGATCTGGGCTGGTACAGCATTCGACTCGCGTTGTGGGCGGTGAATTGGCAGTCGCCGCAGTCCGTTTCGGGGCGGATTTTGGAACAAGTCAGGGATGTTTCGGGTCAAGCCACCGTGGCCACGGCATTTTCCGGAGAACTGATTTTTCCCGGAGGCGTCTCGACGGATTTTTATTGTTCCTTCGTGGCGGAGAACAGTCAGTGGGCGACGCTGGCCGGCACGAAAGGTTACGTGCGAATTCCGGATTTTGTGCTGCCTTTTACAAACAGCACTCTGGCGTTCGAGACGAATCAAATCCAGGCCAGCGCGCAGGGATGCGACTGGTGTTTGGAGCACACGGCGCGCGCCGTGCCATTCATCGAGTTGGAAACCAATCCCGCGACGGCGCAGGAGACGAACATGTTCCGTCATTTCAGCCGGCAGGTGTTATCCGGACGACTTAATGAGGACTGGCCGCGCGCCGCCTGGCTCACCCAACAAGTTACCAACGCTTGCATGGACGCAGCTTTGCAGCGTTAA
- a CDS encoding cobalamin biosynthesis protein CbiX yields the protein MSAEPFWDATLVLLGHGTTRNENSQLPVWQHAEELRRRGMFAAVHPAFWKQTPQVQSVLTTIKTPRAFLVPLLISEGYFANEVIPQALGFSNRATLQLENTRVHYCQPVGTHPGMARILMNRATEVVAQFPFPYAPKPNNLTLFIAGHGTPRHPQSRQAVEQQASAIRALHRYAEVRDVYLDEAPYIKGCQQLASTRAVVVVPFFIGDGLHVVEDIPVLLGEPERLVKERLAAGQPTWRNPSEKHGKLTWYAPAVGRAPELGEIILERVREADARTTT from the coding sequence GTGAGTGCGGAGCCATTTTGGGATGCGACGCTGGTCCTGCTGGGGCACGGTACGACGCGCAATGAAAATTCCCAGTTGCCAGTCTGGCAACATGCCGAGGAATTGCGGCGGCGCGGAATGTTCGCTGCCGTTCATCCCGCCTTTTGGAAACAGACCCCGCAAGTCCAATCCGTCCTGACCACGATCAAAACGCCGCGGGCCTTCCTGGTCCCGCTGCTGATCAGTGAGGGATATTTCGCGAATGAAGTGATTCCACAGGCCCTGGGTTTTTCCAATCGGGCCACGCTGCAATTGGAAAATACGCGGGTGCATTATTGTCAGCCGGTGGGGACGCACCCGGGGATGGCCCGGATTTTAATGAACCGCGCCACCGAGGTCGTCGCGCAGTTTCCGTTTCCGTATGCGCCAAAGCCCAATAACTTGACGTTGTTCATCGCCGGACACGGCACGCCGCGGCATCCACAATCGCGACAGGCCGTCGAGCAACAGGCGAGTGCGATCCGCGCGTTGCACCGGTATGCCGAGGTGCGGGACGTTTATCTCGATGAAGCGCCGTACATCAAAGGCTGCCAGCAGTTGGCGTCCACGCGCGCGGTTGTCGTGGTGCCGTTTTTCATCGGCGATGGGTTGCATGTGGTGGAAGATATTCCCGTGCTGCTGGGTGAGCCGGAACGTCTGGTGAAAGAACGGCTGGCCGCCGGCCAGCCGACTTGGCGTAATCCATCCGAGAAGCACGGCAAACTGACTTGGTACGCGCCCGCCGTGGGGCGCGCGCCAGAGCTTGGCGAAATCATCCTCGAACGGGTGCGTGAAGCGGACGCGAGAACGACAACATGA